One window of Epinephelus fuscoguttatus linkage group LG9, E.fuscoguttatus.final_Chr_v1 genomic DNA carries:
- the LOC125894090 gene encoding cytochrome c oxidase assembly protein COX18, mitochondrial isoform X11 produces the protein MLSVAGSLRTSVLQLPVRGVCSATFNRKSSAPGHTCTAPPSAGCPAVCCHMLPVRTLSAVRGLSNVGTLSGAGTLSGVGTLSGVGTLSGVGTLSGVGRLSGVGTLSGVGRLSGVGTLSGVGTLSGVGRLSGVGRLSGVGTLSGVRRLSGGGHDDSAGAAGWYSSLSDSAPVHLSEHFLVSVQQMSGLPWWLSIVVATLSVRTLITLPLAAYQMVIISKVEALQAEISELAKRLRYEVSVRARERGWTEKECRFQFKKNLRRIVSQLYVRDNCHPFKASVLVWVQLPLWISFSLALRNLSLDQSALHSDLAAGGALWFSDLTSPDSTWILPVCLGLINLLIVEVFSLQRVNPSRLQKTVTNFIRAFSVLMIPIAATVPSSMALYWFTSSLVGFSHNLFLRSPTIHKILKLRSHRSDSPYRDLLSAFITKYCR, from the exons ATGTTGAGTGTGGCGGGGTCGTTGAGGACCAGCGTCCTGCAGCTTCCTGTACGAGGAGTCTGTTCTGCGACATTCAACAGGAAATCTTCTGCACCTGGTCACACCTGTACTGCACCGCCGTCAGCTGGATGTCCTGCAGTTTGCTGTCACATGTTACCTGTCAGGACGCTGTCAGCTGTCAGGGGTCTGTCAAACGTTGGGACTTTATCCGGCGCTGGGACGCTGTCAGGTGTAGGGACGCTGTCAGGTGTAGGGACGCTGTCAGGTGTAGGGACGCTGTCAG GTGTAGGGAGGTTGTCAGGTGTAGGGACACTGTCAGGTGTAGGGAGGTTGTCAGGTGTAGGGACACTGTCAGGTGTAGGGACGCTGTCAGGTGTAGGGAGGTTGTCAGGTGTAGGGAGGTTGTCAGGTGTAGGGACGCTGTCAGGTGTTCGGAGGCTCTCAGGTGGAGGCCATGATGACAGTGCAGGTGCAGCCGGCTGGTACAGCAGCCTCTCTGACTCGGCTCCGGTTCACCTGAGCGAACACTTCCTGGTGAGTGTGCAGCAGATGAGCGGGCTGCCGTGGTGGCTGAGCATCGTCGTGGCGACGCTGTCGGTCAGGACGCTCATCACTCTGCCGCTCGCCGCCTACCAGATGGTGATCATATCCAAG GTGGAGGCGCTGCAGGCGGAGATCTCAGAGCTGGCGAAGAGGCTTCGATACGAAGTTTCAGTCCGAGCACGAGAAAGAGGCTGGACGGAGAAAGAGTGCCG GTTTCAGTTCAAGAAGAATCTGCGTCGTATCGTCTCTCAGCTCTACGTCAGAGACAACTGTCACCCGTTCAAAGCCAGTGTGCTGGTCTGGGTTCAGCTGCCTCTGTGGATCAGCTTCTCTCTGGCCCTCAGAAACCTGAGTCTGGATCAGTCCG CACTGCACTCTGACCTGGCAGCAGGGGGCGCTCTGTGGTTCTCTGACCTCACCTCACCTGACTCCACCTGGATCCTACCTGTCTGCCTCGGACTCATCAACCTGCTCATCGTAGAG gtgTTTTCTCTTCAGAGAGTCAACCCGTCTCGTTTACAGAAGACAGTGACGAACTTCATCAGAGCGTTCTCAGTGTTGATGATTCCCATCGCTGCCACTGTTCCTTCT tCCATGGCTCTGTACTGGTTTACCTCCAGTCTGGTGGGATTCAGTCACAACCTCTTCCTTCGTTCTCCGACGATCCACAAAATCCTCAAACTGCGAAGTCACAGATCAGACTCTCCGTACAGAGACCTGCTTTCCGCCTTCATCACCAAATACTGCAGATAA
- the LOC125894090 gene encoding cytochrome c oxidase assembly protein COX18, mitochondrial isoform X21, translating into MLSVAGSLRTSVLQLPVRGVCSATFNRKSSAPGHTCTAPPSAGCPAVCCHMLPVRTLSAVRGLSNVGTLSGAGTLSGVGTLSGVGTLSGVGTLSGVRRLSGVGRLSGVGTLSGVGRLSGVGTLSGVGRLSGVGTLSGVRRLSGGGHDDSAGAAGWYSSLSDSAPVHLSEHFLVSVQQMSGLPWWLSIVVATLSVRTLITLPLAAYQMVIISKVEALQAEISELAKRLRYEVSVRARERGWTEKECRFQFKKNLRRIVSQLYVRDNCHPFKASVLVWVQLPLWISFSLALRNLSLDQSALHSDLAAGGALWFSDLTSPDSTWILPVCLGLINLLIVEVFSLQRVNPSRLQKTVTNFIRAFSVLMIPIAATVPSSMALYWFTSSLVGFSHNLFLRSPTIHKILKLRSHRSDSPYRDLLSAFITKYCR; encoded by the exons ATGTTGAGTGTGGCGGGGTCGTTGAGGACCAGCGTCCTGCAGCTTCCTGTACGAGGAGTCTGTTCTGCGACATTCAACAGGAAATCTTCTGCACCTGGTCACACCTGTACTGCACCGCCGTCAGCTGGATGTCCTGCAGTTTGCTGTCACATGTTACCTGTCAGGACGCTGTCAGCTGTCAGGGGTCTGTCAAACGTTGGGACTTTATCCGGCGCTGGGACGCTGTCAGGTGTAGGGACGCTGTCAGGTGTAGGGACGCTGTCAGGTGTAGGGACGCTGTCAGGTGTTCGGAGGCTCTCAGGTGTAGGGAGGTTGTCAG GTGTAGGGACACTGTCAGGTGTAGGGAGGTTGTCAGGTGTAGGGACACTGTCAG GTGTAGGGAGGTTGTCAGGTGTAGGGACGCTGTCAGGTGTTCGGAGGCTCTCAGGTGGAGGCCATGATGACAGTGCAGGTGCAGCCGGCTGGTACAGCAGCCTCTCTGACTCGGCTCCGGTTCACCTGAGCGAACACTTCCTGGTGAGTGTGCAGCAGATGAGCGGGCTGCCGTGGTGGCTGAGCATCGTCGTGGCGACGCTGTCGGTCAGGACGCTCATCACTCTGCCGCTCGCCGCCTACCAGATGGTGATCATATCCAAG GTGGAGGCGCTGCAGGCGGAGATCTCAGAGCTGGCGAAGAGGCTTCGATACGAAGTTTCAGTCCGAGCACGAGAAAGAGGCTGGACGGAGAAAGAGTGCCG GTTTCAGTTCAAGAAGAATCTGCGTCGTATCGTCTCTCAGCTCTACGTCAGAGACAACTGTCACCCGTTCAAAGCCAGTGTGCTGGTCTGGGTTCAGCTGCCTCTGTGGATCAGCTTCTCTCTGGCCCTCAGAAACCTGAGTCTGGATCAGTCCG CACTGCACTCTGACCTGGCAGCAGGGGGCGCTCTGTGGTTCTCTGACCTCACCTCACCTGACTCCACCTGGATCCTACCTGTCTGCCTCGGACTCATCAACCTGCTCATCGTAGAG gtgTTTTCTCTTCAGAGAGTCAACCCGTCTCGTTTACAGAAGACAGTGACGAACTTCATCAGAGCGTTCTCAGTGTTGATGATTCCCATCGCTGCCACTGTTCCTTCT tCCATGGCTCTGTACTGGTTTACCTCCAGTCTGGTGGGATTCAGTCACAACCTCTTCCTTCGTTCTCCGACGATCCACAAAATCCTCAAACTGCGAAGTCACAGATCAGACTCTCCGTACAGAGACCTGCTTTCCGCCTTCATCACCAAATACTGCAGATAA
- the LOC125894090 gene encoding cytochrome c oxidase assembly protein COX18, mitochondrial isoform X8 yields MLSVAGSLRTSVLQLPVRGVCSATFNRKSSAPGHTCTAPPSAGCPAVCCHMLPVRTLSAVRGLSNVGTLSGAGTLSGVGTLSGVGTLSGVGTLSGVRRLSGVGRLSGVGRLSGVGRLSGVGRLSGVGTLSGVGRLSGVGRLSGVGTLSGVRRLSGGGHDDSAGAAGWYSSLSDSAPVHLSEHFLVSVQQMSGLPWWLSIVVATLSVRTLITLPLAAYQMVIISKVEALQAEISELAKRLRYEVSVRARERGWTEKECRFQFKKNLRRIVSQLYVRDNCHPFKASVLVWVQLPLWISFSLALRNLSLDQSALHSDLAAGGALWFSDLTSPDSTWILPVCLGLINLLIVEVFSLQRVNPSRLQKTVTNFIRAFSVLMIPIAATVPSSMALYWFTSSLVGFSHNLFLRSPTIHKILKLRSHRSDSPYRDLLSAFITKYCR; encoded by the exons ATGTTGAGTGTGGCGGGGTCGTTGAGGACCAGCGTCCTGCAGCTTCCTGTACGAGGAGTCTGTTCTGCGACATTCAACAGGAAATCTTCTGCACCTGGTCACACCTGTACTGCACCGCCGTCAGCTGGATGTCCTGCAGTTTGCTGTCACATGTTACCTGTCAGGACGCTGTCAGCTGTCAGGGGTCTGTCAAACGTTGGGACTTTATCCGGCGCTGGGACGCTGTCAGGTGTAGGGACGCTGTCAGGTGTAGGGACGCTGTCAGGTGTAGGGACGCTGTCAGGTGTTCGGAGGCTCTCAGGTGTAGGGAGGTTGTCAGGTGTAGGGAGGTTGTCAGGTGTAGGGAGGTTGTCAGGTGTAGGGAGGTTGTCAGGTGTAGGGACACTGTCAGGTGTAGGGAGGTTGTCAG GTGTAGGGAGGTTGTCAGGTGTAGGGACGCTGTCAGGTGTTCGGAGGCTCTCAGGTGGAGGCCATGATGACAGTGCAGGTGCAGCCGGCTGGTACAGCAGCCTCTCTGACTCGGCTCCGGTTCACCTGAGCGAACACTTCCTGGTGAGTGTGCAGCAGATGAGCGGGCTGCCGTGGTGGCTGAGCATCGTCGTGGCGACGCTGTCGGTCAGGACGCTCATCACTCTGCCGCTCGCCGCCTACCAGATGGTGATCATATCCAAG GTGGAGGCGCTGCAGGCGGAGATCTCAGAGCTGGCGAAGAGGCTTCGATACGAAGTTTCAGTCCGAGCACGAGAAAGAGGCTGGACGGAGAAAGAGTGCCG GTTTCAGTTCAAGAAGAATCTGCGTCGTATCGTCTCTCAGCTCTACGTCAGAGACAACTGTCACCCGTTCAAAGCCAGTGTGCTGGTCTGGGTTCAGCTGCCTCTGTGGATCAGCTTCTCTCTGGCCCTCAGAAACCTGAGTCTGGATCAGTCCG CACTGCACTCTGACCTGGCAGCAGGGGGCGCTCTGTGGTTCTCTGACCTCACCTCACCTGACTCCACCTGGATCCTACCTGTCTGCCTCGGACTCATCAACCTGCTCATCGTAGAG gtgTTTTCTCTTCAGAGAGTCAACCCGTCTCGTTTACAGAAGACAGTGACGAACTTCATCAGAGCGTTCTCAGTGTTGATGATTCCCATCGCTGCCACTGTTCCTTCT tCCATGGCTCTGTACTGGTTTACCTCCAGTCTGGTGGGATTCAGTCACAACCTCTTCCTTCGTTCTCCGACGATCCACAAAATCCTCAAACTGCGAAGTCACAGATCAGACTCTCCGTACAGAGACCTGCTTTCCGCCTTCATCACCAAATACTGCAGATAA
- the LOC125894090 gene encoding cytochrome c oxidase assembly protein COX18, mitochondrial isoform X1: MLSVAGSLRTSVLQLPVRGVCSATFNRKSSAPGHTCTAPPSAGCPAVCCHMLPVRTLSAVRGLSNVGTLSGAGTLSGVGTLSGVGTLSGVGTLSGVRRLSGVGRLSGVGRLSGVGRLSGVGRLSGVGTLSGVGRLSGVGTLSGVGTLSGVGRLSGVGRLSGVGTLSGVRRLSGGGHDDSAGAAGWYSSLSDSAPVHLSEHFLVSVQQMSGLPWWLSIVVATLSVRTLITLPLAAYQMVIISKVEALQAEISELAKRLRYEVSVRARERGWTEKECRFQFKKNLRRIVSQLYVRDNCHPFKASVLVWVQLPLWISFSLALRNLSLDQSALHSDLAAGGALWFSDLTSPDSTWILPVCLGLINLLIVEVFSLQRVNPSRLQKTVTNFIRAFSVLMIPIAATVPSSMALYWFTSSLVGFSHNLFLRSPTIHKILKLRSHRSDSPYRDLLSAFITKYCR, from the exons ATGTTGAGTGTGGCGGGGTCGTTGAGGACCAGCGTCCTGCAGCTTCCTGTACGAGGAGTCTGTTCTGCGACATTCAACAGGAAATCTTCTGCACCTGGTCACACCTGTACTGCACCGCCGTCAGCTGGATGTCCTGCAGTTTGCTGTCACATGTTACCTGTCAGGACGCTGTCAGCTGTCAGGGGTCTGTCAAACGTTGGGACTTTATCCGGCGCTGGGACGCTGTCAGGTGTAGGGACGCTGTCAGGTGTAGGGACGCTGTCAGGTGTAGGGACGCTGTCAGGTGTTCGGAGGCTCTCAGGTGTAGGGAGGTTGTCAGGTGTAGGGAGGTTGTCAGGTGTAGGGAGGTTGTCAGGTGTAGGGAGGTTGTCAGGTGTAGGGACACTGTCAGGTGTAGGGAGGTTGTCAGGTGTAGGGACACTGTCAGGTGTAGGGACGCTGTCAGGTGTAGGGAGGTTGTCAGGTGTAGGGAGGTTGTCAGGTGTAGGGACGCTGTCAGGTGTTCGGAGGCTCTCAGGTGGAGGCCATGATGACAGTGCAGGTGCAGCCGGCTGGTACAGCAGCCTCTCTGACTCGGCTCCGGTTCACCTGAGCGAACACTTCCTGGTGAGTGTGCAGCAGATGAGCGGGCTGCCGTGGTGGCTGAGCATCGTCGTGGCGACGCTGTCGGTCAGGACGCTCATCACTCTGCCGCTCGCCGCCTACCAGATGGTGATCATATCCAAG GTGGAGGCGCTGCAGGCGGAGATCTCAGAGCTGGCGAAGAGGCTTCGATACGAAGTTTCAGTCCGAGCACGAGAAAGAGGCTGGACGGAGAAAGAGTGCCG GTTTCAGTTCAAGAAGAATCTGCGTCGTATCGTCTCTCAGCTCTACGTCAGAGACAACTGTCACCCGTTCAAAGCCAGTGTGCTGGTCTGGGTTCAGCTGCCTCTGTGGATCAGCTTCTCTCTGGCCCTCAGAAACCTGAGTCTGGATCAGTCCG CACTGCACTCTGACCTGGCAGCAGGGGGCGCTCTGTGGTTCTCTGACCTCACCTCACCTGACTCCACCTGGATCCTACCTGTCTGCCTCGGACTCATCAACCTGCTCATCGTAGAG gtgTTTTCTCTTCAGAGAGTCAACCCGTCTCGTTTACAGAAGACAGTGACGAACTTCATCAGAGCGTTCTCAGTGTTGATGATTCCCATCGCTGCCACTGTTCCTTCT tCCATGGCTCTGTACTGGTTTACCTCCAGTCTGGTGGGATTCAGTCACAACCTCTTCCTTCGTTCTCCGACGATCCACAAAATCCTCAAACTGCGAAGTCACAGATCAGACTCTCCGTACAGAGACCTGCTTTCCGCCTTCATCACCAAATACTGCAGATAA
- the LOC125894090 gene encoding cytochrome c oxidase assembly protein COX18, mitochondrial isoform X25, which produces MLSVAGSLRTSVLQLPVRGVCSATFNRKSSAPGHTCTAPPSAGCPAVCCHMLPVRTLSAVRGLSNVGTLSGAGTLSGVGTLSGVGTLSGVGTLSGVRRLSGVGRLSGVGRLSGVGRLSGVGRLSGVGTLSGVRRLSGGGHDDSAGAAGWYSSLSDSAPVHLSEHFLVSVQQMSGLPWWLSIVVATLSVRTLITLPLAAYQMVIISKVEALQAEISELAKRLRYEVSVRARERGWTEKECRFQFKKNLRRIVSQLYVRDNCHPFKASVLVWVQLPLWISFSLALRNLSLDQSALHSDLAAGGALWFSDLTSPDSTWILPVCLGLINLLIVEVFSLQRVNPSRLQKTVTNFIRAFSVLMIPIAATVPSSMALYWFTSSLVGFSHNLFLRSPTIHKILKLRSHRSDSPYRDLLSAFITKYCR; this is translated from the exons ATGTTGAGTGTGGCGGGGTCGTTGAGGACCAGCGTCCTGCAGCTTCCTGTACGAGGAGTCTGTTCTGCGACATTCAACAGGAAATCTTCTGCACCTGGTCACACCTGTACTGCACCGCCGTCAGCTGGATGTCCTGCAGTTTGCTGTCACATGTTACCTGTCAGGACGCTGTCAGCTGTCAGGGGTCTGTCAAACGTTGGGACTTTATCCGGCGCTGGGACGCTGTCAGGTGTAGGGACGCTGTCAGGTGTAGGGACGCTGTCAGGTGTAGGGACGCTGTCAGGTGTTCGGAGGCTCTCAGGTGTAGGGAGGTTGTCAGGTGTAGGGAGGTTGTCAGGTGTAGGGAGGTTGTCAGGTGTAGGGAGGTTGTCAG GTGTAGGGACGCTGTCAGGTGTTCGGAGGCTCTCAGGTGGAGGCCATGATGACAGTGCAGGTGCAGCCGGCTGGTACAGCAGCCTCTCTGACTCGGCTCCGGTTCACCTGAGCGAACACTTCCTGGTGAGTGTGCAGCAGATGAGCGGGCTGCCGTGGTGGCTGAGCATCGTCGTGGCGACGCTGTCGGTCAGGACGCTCATCACTCTGCCGCTCGCCGCCTACCAGATGGTGATCATATCCAAG GTGGAGGCGCTGCAGGCGGAGATCTCAGAGCTGGCGAAGAGGCTTCGATACGAAGTTTCAGTCCGAGCACGAGAAAGAGGCTGGACGGAGAAAGAGTGCCG GTTTCAGTTCAAGAAGAATCTGCGTCGTATCGTCTCTCAGCTCTACGTCAGAGACAACTGTCACCCGTTCAAAGCCAGTGTGCTGGTCTGGGTTCAGCTGCCTCTGTGGATCAGCTTCTCTCTGGCCCTCAGAAACCTGAGTCTGGATCAGTCCG CACTGCACTCTGACCTGGCAGCAGGGGGCGCTCTGTGGTTCTCTGACCTCACCTCACCTGACTCCACCTGGATCCTACCTGTCTGCCTCGGACTCATCAACCTGCTCATCGTAGAG gtgTTTTCTCTTCAGAGAGTCAACCCGTCTCGTTTACAGAAGACAGTGACGAACTTCATCAGAGCGTTCTCAGTGTTGATGATTCCCATCGCTGCCACTGTTCCTTCT tCCATGGCTCTGTACTGGTTTACCTCCAGTCTGGTGGGATTCAGTCACAACCTCTTCCTTCGTTCTCCGACGATCCACAAAATCCTCAAACTGCGAAGTCACAGATCAGACTCTCCGTACAGAGACCTGCTTTCCGCCTTCATCACCAAATACTGCAGATAA
- the LOC125894090 gene encoding cytochrome c oxidase assembly protein COX18, mitochondrial isoform X28 — MLSVAGSLRTSVLQLPVRGVCSATFNRKSSAPGHTCTAPPSAGCPAVCCHMLPVRTLSAVRGLSNVGTLSGAGTLSGVGTLSGVGTLSGVGTLSGVRRLSGVGRLSGVGRLSGVGRLSGVGTLSGVRRLSGGGHDDSAGAAGWYSSLSDSAPVHLSEHFLVSVQQMSGLPWWLSIVVATLSVRTLITLPLAAYQMVIISKVEALQAEISELAKRLRYEVSVRARERGWTEKECRFQFKKNLRRIVSQLYVRDNCHPFKASVLVWVQLPLWISFSLALRNLSLDQSALHSDLAAGGALWFSDLTSPDSTWILPVCLGLINLLIVEVFSLQRVNPSRLQKTVTNFIRAFSVLMIPIAATVPSSMALYWFTSSLVGFSHNLFLRSPTIHKILKLRSHRSDSPYRDLLSAFITKYCR, encoded by the exons ATGTTGAGTGTGGCGGGGTCGTTGAGGACCAGCGTCCTGCAGCTTCCTGTACGAGGAGTCTGTTCTGCGACATTCAACAGGAAATCTTCTGCACCTGGTCACACCTGTACTGCACCGCCGTCAGCTGGATGTCCTGCAGTTTGCTGTCACATGTTACCTGTCAGGACGCTGTCAGCTGTCAGGGGTCTGTCAAACGTTGGGACTTTATCCGGCGCTGGGACGCTGTCAGGTGTAGGGACGCTGTCAGGTGTAGGGACGCTGTCAGGTGTAGGGACGCTGTCAGGTGTTCGGAGGCTCTCAGGTGTAGGGAGGTTGTCAGGTGTAGGGAGGTTGTCAGGTGTAGGGAGGTTGTCAG GTGTAGGGACGCTGTCAGGTGTTCGGAGGCTCTCAGGTGGAGGCCATGATGACAGTGCAGGTGCAGCCGGCTGGTACAGCAGCCTCTCTGACTCGGCTCCGGTTCACCTGAGCGAACACTTCCTGGTGAGTGTGCAGCAGATGAGCGGGCTGCCGTGGTGGCTGAGCATCGTCGTGGCGACGCTGTCGGTCAGGACGCTCATCACTCTGCCGCTCGCCGCCTACCAGATGGTGATCATATCCAAG GTGGAGGCGCTGCAGGCGGAGATCTCAGAGCTGGCGAAGAGGCTTCGATACGAAGTTTCAGTCCGAGCACGAGAAAGAGGCTGGACGGAGAAAGAGTGCCG GTTTCAGTTCAAGAAGAATCTGCGTCGTATCGTCTCTCAGCTCTACGTCAGAGACAACTGTCACCCGTTCAAAGCCAGTGTGCTGGTCTGGGTTCAGCTGCCTCTGTGGATCAGCTTCTCTCTGGCCCTCAGAAACCTGAGTCTGGATCAGTCCG CACTGCACTCTGACCTGGCAGCAGGGGGCGCTCTGTGGTTCTCTGACCTCACCTCACCTGACTCCACCTGGATCCTACCTGTCTGCCTCGGACTCATCAACCTGCTCATCGTAGAG gtgTTTTCTCTTCAGAGAGTCAACCCGTCTCGTTTACAGAAGACAGTGACGAACTTCATCAGAGCGTTCTCAGTGTTGATGATTCCCATCGCTGCCACTGTTCCTTCT tCCATGGCTCTGTACTGGTTTACCTCCAGTCTGGTGGGATTCAGTCACAACCTCTTCCTTCGTTCTCCGACGATCCACAAAATCCTCAAACTGCGAAGTCACAGATCAGACTCTCCGTACAGAGACCTGCTTTCCGCCTTCATCACCAAATACTGCAGATAA
- the LOC125894090 gene encoding cytochrome c oxidase assembly protein COX18, mitochondrial isoform X15, producing the protein MLSVAGSLRTSVLQLPVRGVCSATFNRKSSAPGHTCTAPPSAGCPAVCCHMLPVRTLSAVRGLSNVGTLSGAGTLSGVGTLSGVGTLSGVGTLSGVRRLSGVGRLSGVGRLSGVGTLSGVGTLSGVGRLSGVGRLSGVGTLSGVRRLSGGGHDDSAGAAGWYSSLSDSAPVHLSEHFLVSVQQMSGLPWWLSIVVATLSVRTLITLPLAAYQMVIISKVEALQAEISELAKRLRYEVSVRARERGWTEKECRFQFKKNLRRIVSQLYVRDNCHPFKASVLVWVQLPLWISFSLALRNLSLDQSALHSDLAAGGALWFSDLTSPDSTWILPVCLGLINLLIVEVFSLQRVNPSRLQKTVTNFIRAFSVLMIPIAATVPSSMALYWFTSSLVGFSHNLFLRSPTIHKILKLRSHRSDSPYRDLLSAFITKYCR; encoded by the exons ATGTTGAGTGTGGCGGGGTCGTTGAGGACCAGCGTCCTGCAGCTTCCTGTACGAGGAGTCTGTTCTGCGACATTCAACAGGAAATCTTCTGCACCTGGTCACACCTGTACTGCACCGCCGTCAGCTGGATGTCCTGCAGTTTGCTGTCACATGTTACCTGTCAGGACGCTGTCAGCTGTCAGGGGTCTGTCAAACGTTGGGACTTTATCCGGCGCTGGGACGCTGTCAGGTGTAGGGACGCTGTCAGGTGTAGGGACGCTGTCAGGTGTAGGGACGCTGTCAGGTGTTCGGAGGCTCTCAGGTGTAGGGAGGTTGTCAGGTGTAGGGAGGTTGTCAG GTGTAGGGACACTGTCAGGTGTAGGGACGCTGTCAGGTGTAGGGAGGTTGTCAGGTGTAGGGAGGTTGTCAGGTGTAGGGACGCTGTCAGGTGTTCGGAGGCTCTCAGGTGGAGGCCATGATGACAGTGCAGGTGCAGCCGGCTGGTACAGCAGCCTCTCTGACTCGGCTCCGGTTCACCTGAGCGAACACTTCCTGGTGAGTGTGCAGCAGATGAGCGGGCTGCCGTGGTGGCTGAGCATCGTCGTGGCGACGCTGTCGGTCAGGACGCTCATCACTCTGCCGCTCGCCGCCTACCAGATGGTGATCATATCCAAG GTGGAGGCGCTGCAGGCGGAGATCTCAGAGCTGGCGAAGAGGCTTCGATACGAAGTTTCAGTCCGAGCACGAGAAAGAGGCTGGACGGAGAAAGAGTGCCG GTTTCAGTTCAAGAAGAATCTGCGTCGTATCGTCTCTCAGCTCTACGTCAGAGACAACTGTCACCCGTTCAAAGCCAGTGTGCTGGTCTGGGTTCAGCTGCCTCTGTGGATCAGCTTCTCTCTGGCCCTCAGAAACCTGAGTCTGGATCAGTCCG CACTGCACTCTGACCTGGCAGCAGGGGGCGCTCTGTGGTTCTCTGACCTCACCTCACCTGACTCCACCTGGATCCTACCTGTCTGCCTCGGACTCATCAACCTGCTCATCGTAGAG gtgTTTTCTCTTCAGAGAGTCAACCCGTCTCGTTTACAGAAGACAGTGACGAACTTCATCAGAGCGTTCTCAGTGTTGATGATTCCCATCGCTGCCACTGTTCCTTCT tCCATGGCTCTGTACTGGTTTACCTCCAGTCTGGTGGGATTCAGTCACAACCTCTTCCTTCGTTCTCCGACGATCCACAAAATCCTCAAACTGCGAAGTCACAGATCAGACTCTCCGTACAGAGACCTGCTTTCCGCCTTCATCACCAAATACTGCAGATAA
- the LOC125894090 gene encoding cytochrome c oxidase assembly protein COX18, mitochondrial isoform X27, which translates to MLSVAGSLRTSVLQLPVRGVCSATFNRKSSAPGHTCTAPPSAGCPAVCCHMLPVRTLSAVRGLSNVGTLSGAGTLSGVGTLSGVGRLSGVGRLSGVGRLSGVGTLSGVGTLSGVGRLSGVGRLSGVGTLSGVRRLSGGGHDDSAGAAGWYSSLSDSAPVHLSEHFLVSVQQMSGLPWWLSIVVATLSVRTLITLPLAAYQMVIISKVEALQAEISELAKRLRYEVSVRARERGWTEKECRFQFKKNLRRIVSQLYVRDNCHPFKASVLVWVQLPLWISFSLALRNLSLDQSALHSDLAAGGALWFSDLTSPDSTWILPVCLGLINLLIVEVFSLQRVNPSRLQKTVTNFIRAFSVLMIPIAATVPSSMALYWFTSSLVGFSHNLFLRSPTIHKILKLRSHRSDSPYRDLLSAFITKYCR; encoded by the exons ATGTTGAGTGTGGCGGGGTCGTTGAGGACCAGCGTCCTGCAGCTTCCTGTACGAGGAGTCTGTTCTGCGACATTCAACAGGAAATCTTCTGCACCTGGTCACACCTGTACTGCACCGCCGTCAGCTGGATGTCCTGCAGTTTGCTGTCACATGTTACCTGTCAGGACGCTGTCAGCTGTCAGGGGTCTGTCAAACGTTGGGACTTTATCCGGCGCTGGGACGCTGTCAGGTGTAGGGACGCTGTCAG GTGTAGGGAGGTTGTCAGGTGTAGGGAGGTTGTCAGGTGTAGGGAGGTTGTCAGGTGTAGGGACACTGTCAG GTGTAGGGACGCTGTCAGGTGTAGGGAGGTTGTCAGGTGTAGGGAGGTTGTCAGGTGTAGGGACGCTGTCAGGTGTTCGGAGGCTCTCAGGTGGAGGCCATGATGACAGTGCAGGTGCAGCCGGCTGGTACAGCAGCCTCTCTGACTCGGCTCCGGTTCACCTGAGCGAACACTTCCTGGTGAGTGTGCAGCAGATGAGCGGGCTGCCGTGGTGGCTGAGCATCGTCGTGGCGACGCTGTCGGTCAGGACGCTCATCACTCTGCCGCTCGCCGCCTACCAGATGGTGATCATATCCAAG GTGGAGGCGCTGCAGGCGGAGATCTCAGAGCTGGCGAAGAGGCTTCGATACGAAGTTTCAGTCCGAGCACGAGAAAGAGGCTGGACGGAGAAAGAGTGCCG GTTTCAGTTCAAGAAGAATCTGCGTCGTATCGTCTCTCAGCTCTACGTCAGAGACAACTGTCACCCGTTCAAAGCCAGTGTGCTGGTCTGGGTTCAGCTGCCTCTGTGGATCAGCTTCTCTCTGGCCCTCAGAAACCTGAGTCTGGATCAGTCCG CACTGCACTCTGACCTGGCAGCAGGGGGCGCTCTGTGGTTCTCTGACCTCACCTCACCTGACTCCACCTGGATCCTACCTGTCTGCCTCGGACTCATCAACCTGCTCATCGTAGAG gtgTTTTCTCTTCAGAGAGTCAACCCGTCTCGTTTACAGAAGACAGTGACGAACTTCATCAGAGCGTTCTCAGTGTTGATGATTCCCATCGCTGCCACTGTTCCTTCT tCCATGGCTCTGTACTGGTTTACCTCCAGTCTGGTGGGATTCAGTCACAACCTCTTCCTTCGTTCTCCGACGATCCACAAAATCCTCAAACTGCGAAGTCACAGATCAGACTCTCCGTACAGAGACCTGCTTTCCGCCTTCATCACCAAATACTGCAGATAA